GTGCTTGTCAATCTTACCAGCATCTCTGTACTTAGCCAATAATCTTCTTAAGACTCTCAATCTTCTCATCCATAAAACTTGAGCAGACATACGAGCGTCCTTGGTACCCTTTCTCTTACCGTAACCCATGTGTCTACCGGCTCTCTTGGATTCTAACAAAGCTCTTGCTCTGGCTCTAGAGTGGACAACAACTGGCTTCTTGACAATGGTACCGTTTCTGTATAACTTTCTGATAGCTTGACGAGAGTTGGCATTGGAGATTTCAGTGGCTTCGTTAGGATCTAACCAGATCTTTCTCTTACCAACACCAACAACACTAGCTGCAAGTCTCTTTTGAGTTCTAAGATTAGCCCTATATATGTTAGTATATCgatttcaatattatatgaTTGCTGTCTTATTCACACCACGATGCTTCTTGCTCTTTACCAACCATTCCCACTGCTCTACTCCCTGTGGATTCCCACTCTATTTCTTATTTCCCTTCtctaaaatttttgttcaaacctcttcaataatttttcactctCCTTGATTTCTATTTATGTCCCACTTTGCTCTATCTTCTAGTCCGTTATCATCTGTGTTTCTGAATTAAACTCTACAATCATATCTTGAATACTCCACTTacattttaattaatgtGTGATATAGTTAATCAAACGTTATACTAGGAAAAATCCTCTTCAACAACGttaaaatttttgtaaCAGGAAAGGGAACCACTAGTCTCCTGAGCCCACAGTGAGGGTTAGAAGagcttgaaatttttttctctAACAAAGAATTTGGACAAATCACACGACCAAATCTATCTACTTATATACAGTATGATAACGAATAAAACAGTCACAAATTATAGGCCTAAAGAAAGACACGGGGATAATACATAGCCCTAATATCCGagtaaatttttcagtgCGCGATGAGATCAAGATAAGGTACTAATTAGAGAGATATAGTGTATTAATACGTTTATTTGGAGGTTATTCGTATAATTGACGATTTAATTTGTGGAAAACAGTTATAAGGTAATTATATTAGAATGGCTAAATCATTAAGATCCAAACCTAAGTTGAGGGCTAAGTCGTTGAAGCGTAAGGGCGAGTTCGAGGGAATAGTCGATGCTAGAAACAAGAGATTATCTGAGAAGATGGAAAAGGAGACCAAGAGACAGGAGGAGTTGAAACAAGCTGCTAAGGCGGAAGAGGGAGTCGAAGAAGACGAGAAGATGGCTGTTGATGgtgaaaagaagaagaaggtaaGCACATCTGGGTGGAGGGACTCGAGAAAGCAGCAGTACAAGCAGAAGAAGCtccagaagaagaagaatatgaagTTTTAAGTTTGATACAGGCGGACGACGGGGCTACAGACGATAGAGGTGCTGTAGCTAGACAAggtagaagaagaaggccGATAGCGATGGAGAGGTCAAAAATAGAAGCACGGGAGACGGTGCGAGAACATGAAATGGATAAGGTGAAGGTGCAGAGCCGAGGCACAGACACCTGGTTGACCATGGGTCGTAATTTTGTATAGTAGTTATGGCATTGGCATTTTAATTCTCAAGTTATagtttattattataagaTAAAGTACTTCATTACACGAAATCGAAATAGCACGTTTATTCATATATAGAGAGACTTACGCCTTGTAGTTTTCGTAGCCCACCGACTCCAACTTGTCAGCCTTGGCCAAAACTTCACTCTCCATGGAGTCCATGTACTGTGACATCTTGTTTAACCACTTGTTGTCGATGGCACCCAAGATTCTGACCGCCAATAATGCGGCGTTGGTACTGTTGTTAATAGCCACGGTAGCGACTGGAATACCCCTTGGCATTTGCACA
This is a stretch of genomic DNA from Debaryomyces hansenii CBS767 chromosome G complete sequence. It encodes these proteins:
- a CDS encoding DEHA2G13750p (similar to uniprot|P38202 Saccharomyces cerevisiae YBL028C), coding for MAKSLRSKPKLRAKSLKRKGEFEGIVDARNKRLSEKMEKETKRQEELKQAAKAEEGVEEDEKMAVDGEKKKKVSTSGWRDSRKQQYKQKKLQKKKNMKF
- a CDS encoding 60S ribosomal protein L19 (highly similar to uniprot|P05735 Saccharomyces cerevisiae YBR084C-A RPL19A Protein component of the large (60S) ribosomal subunit and highly similar to uniprot|P05735 Saccharomyces cerevisiae YBL027W RPL19B Protein component of the large (60S) ribosomal subunit); protein product: MANLRTQKRLAASVVGVGKRKIWLDPNEATEISNANSRQAIRKLYRNGTIVKKPVVVHSRARARALLESKRAGRHMGYGKRKGTKDARMSAQVLWMRRLRVLRRLLAKYRDAGKIDKHLYHSLYKSAKGNAFKHKRSLVEHIIQAKAEALREKSLKDEAEARRSRNRAARERRQQRVNEKREALLN